A single region of the Moorena sp. SIOASIH genome encodes:
- a CDS encoding beta-ketoacyl synthase N-terminal-like domain-containing protein, with translation MISNQEQEYAQLMQMALDKISNLEAEVDRLKNQKQSEAIAIIGMGCRVPGGASTPEAFWELLQNGVDGITEVPPDRWPIN, from the coding sequence ATGATTAGTAATCAGGAACAAGAGTATGCCCAACTGATGCAAATGGCATTAGACAAGATTAGTAACTTAGAGGCTGAAGTTGATCGACTCAAAAATCAAAAGCAATCTGAGGCGATCGCCATAATTGGAATGGGTTGCCGTGTTCCAGGAGGCGCATCTACCCCTGAAGCCTTCTGGGAACTTTTACAAAACGGAGTAGATGGGATTACGGAAGTGCCACCAGACCGATGGCCTATTAATA